A section of the Humulus lupulus chromosome 2, drHumLupu1.1, whole genome shotgun sequence genome encodes:
- the LOC133818514 gene encoding delta(7)-sterol-C5(6)-desaturase-like has protein sequence MDSEQYLHLFLEESNLYNHIVLGTLLPARVWEPLPHFFQSWLRNYIGGVLLYLLSGFLWCFYIYYLKRNVYLPKDAIPSNKAMLLQIYVAMKALPWYCALPSISEYMIENGWTRCFSRISDVGWLGYFIYLAAYLVIVEFGIYWMHRELHDIKPLYKYLHATHHIYNKQNTLSPFAGLAFHPLDGILQAVPHVIALFIVPVQLTTHLGLLFIEAIWTANIHDCIHGNLWPIMGAGFHTIHHTTYRHNYGHYTVWMDWMFGTLRDPLDDGSKKEI, from the exons ATGGATTCGGAACAGTACCTGCATCTGTTCTTGGAGGAGAGCAACTTGTACAACCACATTGTGCTTGGAACCTTACTCCCTGCAAGAGTTTGGGAGCCTCTTCCCCACTTCTTCCAGTCTTGGCTTCGCAACTATATAGGTGGCGTTCTTCTCTACCTCCTTTCCGGCTTCCTCTGGTGCTTCTACATTTACTACTTGAAGCGCAATGTTTACCTTCCCAAAG ATGCCATTCCTTCAAACAAGGCCATGCTCTTGCAAATATATGTGGCCATGAAGGCCCTGCCATGGTATTGTGCTCTTCCATCCATTTCAGAGTACATGATTGAAAATGGCTGGACTAGGTGTTTCTCGAGAATAAGTGATGTCGGTTGGCTTGGATACTTCATTTATTTAGCAGCTTATCTTGTAATTGTGGAGTTCGGAATTTATTGGATGCATAGAGAATTGCACGACATAAAACCCCTCTACAAATATCTTCATGCTACGCATCACATATACAACAAGCAGAATACTCTGTCTCCATTTGCTG GTTTGGCTTTCCACCCACTGGATGGGATACTGCAGGCTGTACCACATGTGATAGCACTTTTTATAGTACCAGTACAGTTGACTACGCACTTAGGTCTGTTGTTTATTGAGGCCATATGGACAGCAAACATTCACGACTGCATCCATGGCAACTTGTGGCCTATAATGGGTGCTGGTTTCCACACCATTCACCACACCACGTATCGACATAACTACGGCCACTATACCGTATGGATGGATTGGATGTTCGGAACACTTCGTGACCCTTTGGATGATGGATCCAAGAAGGAAATCTAA